From a region of the Solanum stenotomum isolate F172 chromosome 2, ASM1918654v1, whole genome shotgun sequence genome:
- the LOC125855921 gene encoding secreted RxLR effector protein 161-like → MYLANTTRPHIAFVVNLLARYSSALTRRHWNGIKQILRYLKGTADMGLFYSNNCSPNLVGYADAGYLSDPHKARSQTGYVFICGGTSISWRSTKQSIVATSSNHVEIIANHEASRECVWLRSMINLIREKYGLECDKIPTTLYEDNAACIAQPKG, encoded by the coding sequence ATGTATCTTGCTAATACTACAAGGCCTCATATAGCTTTTGTTGTTAATTTGTTAGCAAGGTATAGTTCTGCTCTTACTAGGAGACATTGGAATGGGATCAAACAAATTTTGCGATATCTTAAAGGGACAGCTGATATGGGCTTATTTTATTCTAACAATTGTAGCCCCAATCTTGTTGGTTATGCTGATGCAGGATATTTATCTGATCCACACAAAGCTCGATCCCAAACAGGCTATGTGTTTATATGTGGGGGTACTTCCATATCTTGGAGATCTACAAAGCAGTCCATCGTAGCCACTTCATCAAATCATGTTGAGATAATAGCTAATCATGAAGCAAGTAGAGAATGTGTGTGGTTAAGGTCTATGATAAATCTCATTCGAGAAAAATATGGTTTGGAATGTGATAAAATACCCACCACTTTATATGAAGATAATGCAGCATGCATAGCTCAACCTAAGGGATGA
- the LOC125855922 gene encoding uncharacterized protein LOC125855922, with the protein MIFLRYHLDKILKIEYLTVKDPLVLWKSLKERYDHLKMVIHPKARYDWMHLRLQDFKSIHEYNSAMFRITSQLKLCGETVSDIDMMDKTFSTFHASNVLMQQQYREKGFKKSEPLPEVNEAYAHHARRGKGRGPNCGRGCGRGRRRGRDYCQERNYFPSVNHSSNKNHNQKEKRKDEKHEATREGCFRCGGRGHYACDCRTPKHLVELYQESLKKKEKNPEANFVSENQVDITHLDVADFFAHPEGKIDHLIGDGSVNMEE; encoded by the exons ATGATATTCTTGCGTTATCATCTTGACAAGATTCTAAAAATCGAATATCTCACAGTTAAGGATCCACTTGTTTTGTGGAAAAGCCTAAAAGAAAGATATGACCACTTGAAGATGGTCATACATCCAAAAGCACGATATGATTGGATGCATCTAAGGCTACAAGACTTTAAGTCTATACATGAGTATAATTCTGCCATGTTCAGAATCACTTCTCAGTTGAAATTATGTGGAGAAACGGTTAGTGATATTGATATGATGGACAAGACGTTCTCCACTTTTCATGCCTCGAATGTGCTCATGCAGCAACAATATCGAGAGAAAGGTTTCAAAAA ATCTGAACCACTTCCTGAAGTGAATGAGGCGTACGCCCACCATGCTAGGCGTGGAAAAGGTCGAGGCCCTAATTGTGGTCGTGGATGCGGACGTGGACGTCGACGTGGTCGTGATTATTGTCAAGAACGTAATTATTTTCCTAGTGTTAATCATTCATCAAACAAAAATCACaatcaaaaggaaaaaagaaaggatGAGAAACATGAAGCAACTAGGGAAGGTTGTTTTCGATGTGGTGGAAGAGGTCATTATGCATGTGATTGTCGTACTCCCAAACACTTGGTTGAGCTTTATCAAGAATCGctaaagaagaaagagaaaaatccTGAAGCGAATTTTGTCTCTGAAAATCAAGTTGACATCACGCACTTGGATGTAGCAGATTTCTTCGCACATCCTGAAGGAAAGATAGATCACTTAATTGGTGATGGTTCTGTGAACATggaagaatga